From Arthrobacter sp. FW306-2-2C-D06B, a single genomic window includes:
- a CDS encoding alpha/beta hydrolase, translating into METVVWSKPENERAGTPLLVMMHGYGTDEQRMVNLFPQLPKEFTCAALRGPMPIGDHYGWFLLDYFLANDFADVITATNKVFAWIDSVKRNHSSVSLLGYSQGMAMASTLLRLRPEGFQATVGLSGFVLENDLLALSESFDSPPPFFWGRDKADPVIFSDAIEHTAEWLDKNTALTARTYPGMGHRIEAPEMSDVSAFLRYYVLR; encoded by the coding sequence ATGGAAACAGTCGTCTGGTCCAAACCGGAAAATGAGCGCGCCGGGACGCCGCTGCTTGTGATGATGCATGGGTACGGCACGGACGAGCAGCGGATGGTGAATCTCTTTCCCCAGCTCCCCAAAGAATTCACCTGCGCCGCGCTCCGTGGGCCCATGCCGATCGGCGACCACTATGGCTGGTTCCTGCTGGACTACTTCCTGGCCAATGACTTTGCGGACGTCATCACCGCCACCAACAAGGTGTTCGCCTGGATTGACTCAGTCAAACGCAACCACAGCAGCGTGAGCCTTCTGGGCTATTCCCAAGGCATGGCCATGGCCAGTACGCTTCTGCGGCTTCGTCCGGAAGGCTTCCAAGCGACGGTGGGCCTCTCCGGATTCGTGCTGGAAAACGACCTCCTGGCGCTCAGCGAATCCTTCGACTCGCCGCCGCCGTTCTTCTGGGGCAGGGACAAAGCCGATCCCGTGATCTTCAGTGACGCCATTGAGCACACGGCGGAATGGCTCGACAAAAACACCGCACTCACCGCGCGAACCTACCCTGGGATGGGGCATCGGATCGAGGCCCCGGAAATGAGTGATGTCAGCGCGTTCCTGAGGTATTACGTCCTTCGTTGA
- a CDS encoding LacI family DNA-binding transcriptional regulator has product MTIQDVAVLSGLSICTVSRALRNLPNVSEKAQAKVSDAAAKLGYKASSAAARLAGGSTGSIAIIAPTATAWFFAQAVEAAEEVFGDSGFDTVLISLRGKSSVKRKIFGDLLGLSQRVDGVLLLNVDLSESEIALLAASGLAVASVGMTSVPWDNVGIDDELAAWQATSHLLGLGHWDLAVLSGRETHENSVLTASDRLKGFSRALKDHHLTVHPDLVINSDSTIDGGRIAMNELIAHRSLPTAVFAHCDEAAFGALMALREHGLSAPKNVSVIGIDDHPMSWFLGLSTVAQPVADQGAFAANLLVDRLQNADAPNEPSNHFLDTKLIERKTTRRQR; this is encoded by the coding sequence GTGACAATCCAGGACGTTGCCGTCCTCTCGGGCTTGTCCATCTGCACCGTTTCACGCGCCCTGCGGAACCTTCCGAACGTGTCCGAAAAAGCGCAAGCCAAAGTTTCCGACGCCGCCGCCAAACTCGGCTACAAGGCATCCTCCGCGGCAGCCCGGCTAGCCGGCGGAAGTACCGGTTCCATCGCGATCATCGCTCCCACTGCCACCGCCTGGTTCTTCGCCCAGGCCGTCGAAGCGGCCGAGGAAGTGTTCGGGGACAGCGGATTCGACACCGTCCTGATCAGCCTGCGCGGCAAGTCGAGCGTCAAACGGAAGATCTTCGGCGACCTCCTTGGACTGTCCCAACGCGTGGACGGCGTGCTGCTTCTCAACGTCGATTTGAGCGAATCCGAGATTGCCCTCTTGGCCGCGTCCGGCCTTGCAGTTGCGAGCGTGGGGATGACTTCCGTACCGTGGGACAACGTAGGGATCGACGACGAACTCGCAGCTTGGCAGGCCACTTCCCACCTGCTCGGGCTGGGCCATTGGGATCTGGCGGTGCTTTCCGGCCGCGAAACCCACGAGAACTCGGTGTTGACGGCCAGCGACAGGCTCAAGGGATTCAGCCGTGCATTGAAGGACCATCACCTGACCGTTCATCCGGACTTGGTCATCAATTCGGATTCCACGATCGACGGCGGCCGTATAGCCATGAACGAACTCATTGCCCACAGAAGCCTTCCCACCGCAGTCTTCGCGCACTGTGACGAGGCGGCTTTCGGGGCGCTGATGGCATTGCGGGAGCACGGATTGTCCGCGCCGAAGAATGTCTCCGTGATTGGAATCGACGACCACCCGATGAGCTGGTTCCTTGGCCTAAGCACGGTGGCGCAGCCAGTGGCGGACCAAGGTGCCTTCGCCGCCAACCTCCTGGTGGACCGGCTCCAGAACGCCGACGCCCCCAACGAACCCTCCAACCACTTCCTTGACACGAAACTCATTGAACGCAAAACCACGCGCCGCCAGCGCTGA
- a CDS encoding HAD family hydrolase has product MTDIRATQKTAWTGATALLFDLDGVLTPTAVVHEQAWQELFDGYLAETGHPEGYQESDYFDHIDGKPRFDGVRDFLTSRGITLPEGPTDDDPANTSVQGLGNRKNRIFNEIVDSRGVEPYAGSVRFIHAALELGLKLAVVSSSRNAPAVLKAAGLDGYFPVVVDGQVAAAVGLPGKPDPATFRYAAELLDVPAAGCVVVEDAVSGVQAGSAGNFRAVIGVDRGAGHQTLLDAGATFVVDDLDDLL; this is encoded by the coding sequence ATGACTGATATTCGAGCAACCCAGAAGACCGCATGGACGGGAGCTACTGCGCTCCTTTTCGACCTCGACGGCGTGCTGACGCCGACCGCCGTCGTGCATGAGCAGGCCTGGCAGGAACTCTTCGACGGCTACCTGGCCGAAACAGGGCATCCGGAGGGTTACCAGGAGAGCGACTACTTCGACCACATCGACGGCAAGCCGCGCTTCGATGGAGTCCGGGATTTCCTCACCTCCCGTGGAATCACCTTGCCGGAAGGACCCACAGACGACGATCCCGCCAACACGAGCGTGCAGGGCCTGGGCAACCGCAAGAACCGGATCTTCAACGAGATCGTGGATTCGCGCGGCGTCGAGCCTTACGCGGGCTCTGTCCGGTTCATCCACGCAGCCTTGGAACTGGGACTCAAGCTCGCCGTCGTCTCCTCTTCGCGCAACGCGCCCGCCGTCCTGAAGGCGGCCGGACTGGATGGCTACTTCCCGGTGGTGGTCGACGGCCAGGTGGCGGCCGCCGTCGGGCTCCCCGGCAAGCCGGATCCCGCCACGTTCCGTTACGCGGCCGAGCTGCTGGACGTTCCGGCCGCAGGCTGCGTCGTCGTCGAGGACGCCGTGTCCGGCGTGCAGGCCGGCAGCGCCGGGAACTTCCGCGCGGTGATCGGGGTGGACCGGGGCGCCGGCCACCAGACCCTGCTCGACGCCGGCGCGACGTTTGTGGTCGACGACCTCGACGATCTCCTCTAA
- a CDS encoding glycoside hydrolase family 65 protein, which produces MALISSDRLRFPCEPWKLVESIHVPGDAGTLETLFSLGNGHLGIRGAHWAGADAELPGTFINGFHETWDIKHAENAYGFARIGQRIVYVPDANNFNVVIDGEQLSLAESTVQNYRRSIDFATGVYECAVTWECRSGAIVTTVERRAVGIESRGSLGIELSLTADRQVSADVTSLVINRQDQPVEDHSAHDPRRSGRHAGRVLLPLHLQGSDGSLRMAWETAESRQRIGMAVDHWISAEGQPFETVVGEDESTVRYVMAVNEGEIFRLEKTVSYVVNSADASAADPGELLASDAELGLVPFDALLAEGAAHYRDYWSTADITIGGQPEQQQAVRWSLFQLAQATARAGVAGIPAKGVSGSGYEGHYFWDQEVYLLPYLTYTNPTAARQVLESRHAMLPDARIRAKELSVEGALFPWRTINGHEASAYYAAGTAQFHIAAAIAFATNRYQWASGDASFRAEVGADLLIETARMWASLGFFGKDGLFHIHGVTGPDEYTAVVNDNLYTNVMARFNLRAAAALEHPDVPDTERMVWQQAAARMSLPYDPDMEIYSQDNDFMTLEPWDWSTPRSKYPLLLNFHPLVIYRHQVLKQADTVLAMFLQWQDFTAEEKQRAFDFYDPITTGDSTLSACVQGIMAAEVGYSDVALKHFTEALFIDLDNTHNNTVDGVHIASTGGIWSSLVCGFAGMRDQGEIPHFDPRLPAEWDSLSFRLKIRGRLLSVELRPGSISLALVLDAASGSAPDAGAAPLEDTAPLEVSVRGQRVVVGVETVTVPLDEVPVPAPSVFPSLFPTAGLPVIGSARV; this is translated from the coding sequence ATGGCACTTATCAGCTCCGACCGGCTGCGCTTTCCATGCGAACCGTGGAAGCTCGTGGAGAGCATCCACGTTCCCGGTGACGCCGGTACTCTCGAAACCCTCTTCAGCCTCGGCAACGGCCACCTGGGCATCCGCGGCGCCCATTGGGCGGGAGCGGACGCCGAGCTTCCCGGCACGTTCATCAACGGTTTCCACGAAACGTGGGACATCAAGCACGCCGAGAACGCGTACGGTTTTGCCCGTATAGGACAAAGGATCGTCTACGTCCCGGATGCCAACAACTTCAACGTTGTCATCGACGGCGAACAACTGAGCCTCGCCGAGTCAACAGTGCAGAACTACCGCCGCAGCATCGACTTCGCCACGGGCGTTTACGAGTGCGCTGTCACGTGGGAGTGCCGTTCAGGCGCCATCGTCACGACGGTGGAGCGCCGCGCCGTCGGAATCGAATCCAGGGGTTCCCTGGGCATCGAGCTGAGCCTCACCGCAGACCGCCAGGTTTCTGCTGACGTCACGTCCTTGGTGATCAACCGGCAGGACCAGCCTGTGGAGGACCACTCGGCCCACGACCCACGCCGCTCCGGCCGCCACGCCGGCCGGGTGTTGCTCCCGCTCCACCTCCAGGGCTCCGACGGATCCCTGCGCATGGCCTGGGAAACCGCCGAATCCAGGCAGCGCATCGGCATGGCCGTGGACCACTGGATTTCCGCCGAAGGCCAACCATTCGAAACCGTGGTGGGGGAGGACGAGTCCACGGTCCGCTACGTCATGGCCGTGAATGAGGGCGAGATCTTCCGCTTGGAGAAGACCGTCAGCTACGTCGTGAACAGTGCCGACGCAAGCGCAGCAGATCCCGGCGAGCTCCTGGCGTCCGACGCCGAGTTGGGGCTCGTGCCGTTCGACGCGCTCCTGGCCGAAGGCGCGGCCCACTACCGTGATTACTGGTCCACAGCGGATATCACCATTGGTGGCCAGCCCGAACAGCAGCAGGCCGTGCGCTGGAGCCTGTTCCAGCTTGCCCAGGCCACCGCGCGAGCCGGGGTCGCGGGCATTCCGGCGAAGGGCGTCAGCGGCTCCGGCTATGAGGGCCACTACTTCTGGGACCAGGAGGTGTACTTGCTGCCTTACCTGACGTACACCAATCCGACCGCTGCCCGCCAGGTGCTGGAATCCCGCCACGCCATGCTTCCCGACGCCCGTATCCGGGCCAAGGAACTGAGCGTGGAAGGTGCGCTGTTCCCGTGGCGGACCATCAACGGGCACGAGGCCAGCGCCTACTACGCCGCGGGCACCGCGCAGTTCCACATCGCCGCCGCCATCGCCTTCGCCACCAACCGGTACCAGTGGGCCAGTGGCGACGCGAGCTTCCGCGCCGAGGTGGGAGCCGATCTGTTGATCGAGACGGCCCGCATGTGGGCATCGCTGGGCTTCTTCGGCAAAGACGGCTTGTTCCACATCCACGGCGTCACTGGCCCGGATGAATACACGGCCGTGGTCAACGACAACCTCTACACGAATGTCATGGCCCGCTTTAATCTGCGAGCCGCCGCGGCACTGGAACACCCGGACGTCCCGGATACCGAACGGATGGTGTGGCAACAGGCCGCCGCGCGCATGTCCCTTCCCTACGATCCGGACATGGAGATCTACAGCCAGGACAACGACTTCATGACCCTGGAGCCGTGGGACTGGTCCACGCCGCGCTCCAAGTACCCGCTGCTGCTCAACTTCCACCCGCTGGTGATCTACCGGCACCAAGTCCTCAAGCAAGCGGACACGGTGCTGGCGATGTTCCTGCAGTGGCAGGACTTCACGGCCGAGGAAAAGCAGCGCGCGTTCGACTTCTACGATCCCATCACCACAGGCGACTCCACCTTGTCCGCCTGCGTGCAGGGAATCATGGCGGCCGAGGTGGGTTACTCCGACGTCGCCCTCAAGCACTTCACCGAGGCCTTGTTCATCGACCTGGACAACACGCACAACAACACCGTTGACGGCGTGCACATCGCGTCCACCGGCGGTATCTGGAGTTCCCTGGTGTGCGGATTCGCGGGCATGCGGGACCAGGGCGAGATCCCGCACTTCGATCCGCGGCTGCCGGCCGAGTGGGACAGCCTGTCCTTCCGGCTCAAGATCCGCGGGCGGCTCCTGTCCGTCGAGCTGCGCCCGGGGTCCATCAGCCTTGCGCTGGTTCTGGATGCAGCTTCAGGTTCAGCGCCCGACGCCGGTGCCGCACCTTTGGAAGATACCGCGCCTTTGGAGGTCAGCGTGCGCGGGCAGCGGGTCGTCGTCGGCGTCGAGACGGTCACTGTGCCACTCGACGAAGTGCCGGTCCCCGCGCCGTCGGTCTTCCCGAGCCTTTTCCCGACGGCGGGACTTCCCGTGATCGGGAGCGCGCGGGTCTGA
- a CDS encoding DUF6855 family protein, which yields MAAGSKEDPWKLTTPPGSSDYTMYRDETGDPPAIVCQVGSTTLKYHLSAIEDLHAWLLQQGDWVPLGAADENKPAAEGTVEAWGRDEGNPVGGWYGLRKGYRGRFGMYMPPLLEALGLAELTHEKRNNSMRGIAPK from the coding sequence ATGGCCGCTGGATCCAAGGAAGACCCCTGGAAGCTCACCACCCCGCCTGGCTCCTCCGACTACACGATGTACCGGGACGAAACGGGTGACCCACCGGCGATCGTTTGCCAGGTGGGTTCCACGACCCTTAAATACCATTTGAGCGCCATTGAGGACCTGCATGCGTGGCTACTTCAGCAAGGCGATTGGGTGCCCCTCGGGGCCGCCGACGAGAACAAGCCCGCCGCCGAAGGCACCGTAGAGGCCTGGGGGCGCGACGAAGGCAATCCGGTGGGCGGTTGGTACGGCCTGCGCAAGGGATACCGCGGTCGCTTCGGCATGTATATGCCGCCACTCCTGGAAGCACTTGGGCTCGCCGAGCTCACCCACGAGAAACGGAACAACAGCATGCGGGGCATAGCGCCTAAGTAG
- a CDS encoding DNA alkylation repair protein: protein MASHGVLVPPGDTQPGKLLARVLDELRALEKHDAASFRSVRRRISAEIATMDAAVVFGLAEGLVQAGFDWEGWEFINSHRGAFAELTPARLEYLGQGIATWGQADAFATDLVGPAWREGLISDADVDRWARSPDRWWRRIALVSTTVLNTRSRWGTGDTQRTLAVVGILINDRDDTVVKAVSWALRSLVPWDPRAVRTFLEMHETELAARVKREVRTKLETGLKSRRRSVHGAELSN, encoded by the coding sequence GTGGCTTCGCACGGAGTACTCGTCCCTCCCGGGGATACTCAACCGGGCAAATTGTTGGCGCGCGTCCTCGACGAACTGCGCGCTTTGGAGAAGCACGACGCCGCGAGCTTCCGCAGCGTCCGACGCAGGATTTCCGCGGAAATCGCCACGATGGACGCCGCCGTCGTCTTCGGTCTCGCCGAAGGGCTCGTACAAGCGGGCTTTGACTGGGAAGGATGGGAGTTCATCAATTCCCATCGGGGGGCTTTCGCTGAGCTGACGCCGGCCCGGCTTGAATATTTGGGACAAGGCATCGCTACGTGGGGCCAGGCCGATGCCTTCGCGACCGACTTGGTGGGGCCCGCGTGGCGCGAAGGACTCATCTCGGACGCCGACGTCGACCGCTGGGCGCGGAGCCCGGACCGTTGGTGGCGGCGCATAGCCCTTGTCTCCACTACCGTCCTCAATACGAGATCACGGTGGGGAACGGGGGATACGCAACGGACGCTCGCCGTCGTCGGCATCCTGATCAACGATCGCGACGACACTGTGGTCAAGGCGGTCAGCTGGGCGTTGCGGTCCTTGGTGCCATGGGATCCGCGCGCCGTCCGGACCTTCCTTGAAATGCATGAGACTGAGCTTGCCGCCCGCGTGAAGCGCGAGGTGCGGACCAAGTTGGAGACCGGGCTGAAATCGCGCCGGCGCAGCGTCCATGGCGCCGAACTTTCCAACTGA
- a CDS encoding LamB/YcsF family protein, with translation MDLNADSGESFGSWTMGNDASMFRIVSSANVACGFHAGDPVTMLDSCRAAFELDVRVGAHVGYRDLHGFGRRAMDMSFDELFGDVLYQLGALDGVAHAVGASVDYVKPHGALYNRIVNDVEQAEAVVAAIHAYDPGLPVLGLPGSALLRLAEESGHPVFREAFVDRGYLPDGTLVPRSQEGAMVHDAAAVVERAVRFAVRGEVLAVDGTVVRVKPDSLCIHGDTPGAVELAAAVRAGLEEAGVEIESFA, from the coding sequence ATGGATCTCAACGCTGATTCGGGGGAGTCGTTCGGCTCCTGGACCATGGGAAACGACGCTTCAATGTTTCGGATTGTCAGCAGCGCCAACGTCGCGTGCGGCTTCCATGCAGGGGATCCGGTGACCATGCTGGACAGCTGCCGCGCCGCCTTCGAGCTCGACGTCAGGGTCGGTGCCCATGTGGGCTACCGGGACCTGCACGGCTTCGGGCGCCGAGCGATGGACATGTCCTTCGATGAGCTCTTTGGCGATGTCCTCTACCAGCTCGGTGCCCTGGACGGCGTGGCCCACGCTGTCGGCGCCTCCGTGGACTACGTCAAACCCCACGGCGCCCTGTACAACAGGATCGTCAATGACGTCGAGCAGGCCGAAGCCGTGGTGGCCGCGATTCATGCCTACGATCCGGGGCTACCTGTTCTTGGCCTGCCAGGCTCGGCGCTGCTGCGCCTCGCCGAGGAATCCGGGCACCCGGTCTTCCGGGAGGCATTCGTGGACCGCGGCTACCTGCCGGACGGCACCTTGGTGCCGCGCTCGCAGGAAGGCGCAATGGTGCACGACGCCGCCGCGGTAGTCGAGCGGGCCGTGCGCTTTGCAGTGCGGGGCGAGGTGCTGGCGGTGGACGGCACAGTGGTTCGGGTGAAGCCCGATTCGTTGTGCATCCATGGCGACACTCCAGGTGCTGTTGAGTTGGCTGCGGCGGTGCGCGCCGGCCTTGAGGAAGCTGGTGTGGAGATTGAGTCCTTCGCCTGA
- the pxpB gene encoding 5-oxoprolinase subunit PxpB: protein MELPELTAVVAYYRGLAGAGASARFSAPQGIIDVVPAARTVLVTFDPETIRPSEVRDWLESAEPAYDVASSGREVTIEVSYGGPDLTETAQFLGIGEAEVVKLHTNSEWTAAFSGFAPGFVYLVTTHERLRVPRRNTPRTAVPAGSVALAGEFSGVYPRSSPGGWQLIGTTTAALWDASKVEPALIRPGDLVRFVEA from the coding sequence GTGGAACTGCCGGAACTGACCGCCGTCGTCGCGTACTACCGAGGGCTGGCCGGCGCCGGCGCGTCGGCTCGCTTTTCCGCGCCGCAGGGGATCATCGACGTCGTGCCGGCCGCCCGCACTGTCCTCGTCACCTTCGATCCCGAGACGATCCGCCCCTCCGAGGTCCGTGACTGGCTGGAGTCAGCGGAACCGGCATACGACGTCGCCAGCTCCGGCCGCGAAGTGACCATTGAGGTCTCCTACGGTGGCCCCGATCTTACCGAGACGGCACAGTTCCTCGGCATCGGGGAGGCCGAAGTGGTCAAGCTTCACACGAACTCGGAGTGGACGGCCGCCTTCTCCGGCTTCGCGCCCGGCTTCGTGTACCTCGTCACGACGCATGAGCGGCTCCGCGTACCGCGTCGGAACACTCCACGTACGGCCGTGCCGGCCGGCTCGGTTGCCCTGGCAGGCGAGTTCAGCGGCGTCTACCCGCGATCCTCACCAGGCGGGTGGCAACTGATCGGAACCACGACGGCGGCCCTGTGGGACGCGTCCAAGGTCGAGCCTGCGCTGATCCGGCCGGGTGACCTGGTCCGATTCGTGGAGGCCTGA
- a CDS encoding biotin-dependent carboxyltransferase family protein, which translates to MGIVVVNPGPLTLVEDLGRPGWASLGLSPSGALDRQSLRLANLLVANPAEAAGLEILLGGLRLRFVTASTVAVAGAKGIVTLNGAEIPLNQAIRVAPGAVLDFGAPLFGLRYYLAVQGGIDAPKLLGSSSTDMLSGEGPAPLTSGVQLGIGHVSAGNGLVSGAASVPGHGVGPGAGPGSGAGAPVGTLSNAHALPAIRRAPDPGRAITARVDRGPRADWFDDGSWRRLVSQEWTLSPDSNRIGARLVGRPLTQTRLEELPSEGMVLGALQVPPSGLPTVFLADHPVTGGYPVIAVVRRTDLDLLGQARPGQRIRFLG; encoded by the coding sequence ATGGGGATCGTAGTGGTGAACCCCGGCCCACTCACCTTGGTGGAAGACCTTGGCAGGCCGGGCTGGGCTTCGTTGGGGCTGAGCCCTTCCGGCGCCCTCGACCGGCAATCACTCCGCCTCGCAAATCTGCTGGTGGCGAATCCAGCGGAAGCGGCCGGATTGGAGATATTGCTCGGCGGGCTTCGCCTGCGGTTCGTCACGGCATCGACGGTCGCCGTGGCAGGCGCAAAGGGAATCGTCACACTCAACGGCGCCGAGATTCCGCTGAACCAAGCCATCCGCGTGGCACCGGGTGCGGTGCTGGACTTCGGTGCTCCGCTGTTCGGGCTGCGATATTACCTGGCGGTACAGGGCGGCATCGATGCTCCCAAGCTCCTCGGCTCAAGCAGCACGGACATGCTCTCCGGTGAAGGCCCCGCGCCGTTGACATCGGGTGTGCAGTTGGGAATCGGACATGTTTCCGCGGGCAACGGCCTGGTTTCGGGAGCGGCTTCCGTTCCCGGTCATGGGGTTGGACCCGGGGCGGGACCCGGATCCGGGGCCGGTGCGCCCGTTGGGACCCTCAGCAATGCGCATGCCCTCCCTGCCATCCGCCGCGCTCCTGATCCTGGGCGCGCCATCACAGCCCGCGTGGACCGCGGCCCCCGTGCAGACTGGTTCGACGACGGCTCCTGGCGCCGCCTCGTCAGCCAGGAATGGACCCTGTCGCCTGACTCCAACAGGATCGGTGCCCGGCTGGTGGGCCGACCGCTGACCCAGACCCGGCTCGAGGAACTGCCCAGCGAAGGCATGGTGCTCGGCGCGCTGCAAGTCCCGCCGTCGGGCCTTCCAACGGTATTCCTCGCTGATCACCCCGTGACGGGTGGCTACCCCGTGATTGCCGTGGTGCGTCGCACGGACCTGGACTTGTTGGGCCAAGCCCGCCCCGGCCAGAGGATCCGGTTCCTGGGCTGA
- a CDS encoding DUF445 domain-containing protein, with amino-acid sequence MKSVALALLIVMAVVFTAAFALQRQYPWLEYVRAAAEGGMVGALADWFAVTALFKYPMGLKIPHTAIIPRRKDQIGASLGEFVETNFLSEQVVQEKLASVDIARKAGKWLASPGGPERIAKEGSALIRGAFTVLNDDDVQAVIEGMVRKHLLTPPWGPPVGRMAERIFADGHHHKLVDLLVDRAADWVEANHSTVNRLVSDRSPLWVPSFVDDIVGDRVYNEIAKFIRAVQQDPDHQVRQSIDTYLGDLAQDLQHDPAMIARAEAIKTQVLGDPEVRELASRTWGTIKNALLSAVDDPDSELTQRFKSAVRDFGSRLVSDDELAGKVNAWIGDAAGYLVKTYRSDIAGVITDTVARWDAEETSQKIELQVGKDLQYIRINGTVVGSLAGLAIFTVAHLVFG; translated from the coding sequence ATGAAGTCGGTGGCGCTGGCGCTCCTGATTGTGATGGCGGTGGTTTTCACGGCCGCTTTCGCCTTGCAGAGGCAGTATCCGTGGCTGGAATATGTGCGGGCCGCGGCCGAGGGCGGCATGGTGGGAGCCCTGGCCGACTGGTTCGCCGTCACTGCGCTGTTCAAATACCCCATGGGCCTGAAAATCCCTCACACGGCCATCATTCCGCGGCGCAAGGACCAGATCGGCGCTTCGCTCGGGGAATTCGTCGAGACCAACTTCCTGTCCGAGCAGGTGGTCCAGGAGAAGCTCGCGAGCGTGGACATCGCCCGGAAGGCCGGCAAGTGGCTCGCTTCCCCAGGCGGCCCGGAGCGTATTGCCAAGGAAGGTTCGGCACTCATCCGCGGAGCGTTCACCGTGCTGAACGACGACGACGTCCAGGCAGTGATCGAGGGCATGGTCCGCAAGCACCTGCTCACTCCGCCCTGGGGACCGCCGGTGGGCCGCATGGCCGAACGGATCTTTGCCGACGGCCACCACCACAAGCTCGTCGATCTGCTGGTTGACCGTGCGGCGGATTGGGTGGAAGCGAACCACTCCACGGTGAACCGGCTCGTGTCCGACCGTTCGCCGCTCTGGGTTCCGTCCTTCGTGGACGACATCGTGGGCGACCGGGTCTACAACGAAATCGCCAAGTTCATCCGGGCGGTGCAGCAGGATCCCGATCATCAAGTGCGCCAATCGATCGATACATACCTTGGCGATCTTGCCCAGGATCTTCAGCACGATCCTGCAATGATTGCCCGGGCCGAGGCAATCAAGACCCAGGTCCTTGGTGATCCCGAGGTCCGAGAACTCGCCTCCCGCACCTGGGGCACCATCAAGAACGCGCTGCTCTCCGCCGTCGACGATCCCGACAGCGAACTGACACAGCGTTTCAAGAGCGCCGTCCGGGACTTCGGTTCGCGGCTTGTCAGCGATGACGAGCTCGCGGGCAAGGTCAATGCCTGGATCGGTGACGCCGCCGGTTACCTCGTCAAAACGTACCGTTCCGACATTGCGGGGGTCATCACGGACACCGTCGCGCGCTGGGATGCCGAGGAGACTTCGCAAAAGATCGAACTCCAGGTCGGCAAGGACCTGCAGTACATCCGCATCAACGGCACCGTCGTGGGGTCGCTGGCCGGGCTCGCGATCTTCACCGTGGCGCACTTGGTCTTTGGCTGA
- a CDS encoding glycerophosphodiester phosphodiesterase — MTNDEPGRPDQSTEQNTRPMVYAHRGASAAFAEHTRAAYLKAIADGADGVECDVHLTRDQHVVLLHDANLDRTSDGTGPVAEKTLEELRQLDFSSWKGARIPDQYGAKSDQLLTLPELLEILRGAGRTIGLAIELKHPSPYQLKLEDRVLELLGSEGWDAETSMLDNIQVSFMSFSPDSVKHLLQFVPAENICQLVDDVTVEEIRDELGLGVITGGAVANVMKAAQQEGERILDDCEVGLAGPGIDYVRKHARTVQRWLESGRRFRVWTVDSENDVALCQGLGIHEITTNKPAQVLAQL, encoded by the coding sequence ATGACGAATGACGAGCCCGGTCGCCCAGACCAAAGCACGGAGCAAAACACGCGGCCCATGGTCTACGCCCACCGCGGAGCGAGTGCCGCATTTGCGGAGCACACACGCGCCGCATACCTGAAGGCAATCGCCGACGGCGCCGACGGCGTCGAGTGCGACGTCCACCTGACGCGGGACCAGCACGTTGTCCTGCTTCACGACGCAAACCTGGACCGTACCTCGGACGGCACCGGTCCCGTGGCTGAGAAGACGCTCGAAGAGCTGCGGCAACTGGACTTCTCCTCCTGGAAGGGCGCCCGGATTCCCGACCAGTACGGCGCGAAGTCGGACCAGCTCCTGACGCTCCCGGAGTTGCTGGAGATCCTGCGCGGTGCCGGCAGGACCATCGGCCTGGCCATTGAGCTCAAGCACCCCAGCCCTTACCAGCTCAAGCTTGAAGACCGCGTGCTCGAGCTTTTGGGCAGCGAAGGGTGGGATGCAGAGACCTCCATGCTGGACAACATCCAGGTTTCCTTCATGAGTTTCAGCCCGGATTCGGTCAAGCATCTGCTCCAGTTCGTTCCCGCGGAGAACATCTGCCAGCTGGTGGACGACGTCACGGTGGAAGAAATCCGCGATGAACTTGGCCTGGGCGTCATCACCGGGGGAGCGGTGGCCAACGTGATGAAGGCAGCCCAGCAGGAAGGCGAGCGGATCCTGGACGACTGCGAGGTGGGACTGGCCGGCCCGGGCATCGACTACGTCCGCAAGCACGCCCGCACCGTCCAGCGTTGGCTTGAATCAGGCCGCCGCTTCCGGGTGTGGACCGTCGATTCGGAGAACGATGTAGCCCTCTGCCAAGGCCTTGGCATCCACGAGATCACCACGAACAAGCCTGCGCAGGTCCTGGCCCAGCTTTAG